A genomic stretch from Numida meleagris isolate 19003 breed g44 Domestic line chromosome 2, NumMel1.0, whole genome shotgun sequence includes:
- the FAM110B gene encoding protein FAM110B, translating to MPTETLPTGSMVKPVSPAVTFTSAVPLRILNKGPDYFRRQAEPNPKRLSAVERLEADKAKYVKSQEVINAKQEPVKPAVLAKPPVCPAAKRALGSPTLKVFSNNAKTESGVQRENLKLEILKNIINSSEGSSSGSGHKHGPRNWPPHRADSTELNRHSFAESLKVYPTQGRSSPQESSSNVSRRLLDQSAETFLHVSHSSSDIRKVTSAKPLKAIPCSSSAPPLPPKPKIAAIATLKSPEIEAVESGCGVSRRPSLQRSKSDLSDRYFRVDADVERFFNYCGLDPEELENLGMENFARANSDIISLNFRSASMISSDCEQSQDSNSDLRNDDSANDRVPYGISAIERNARIIKWLYSIKQARESQKVSHV from the coding sequence ATGCCTACAGAAACACTACCGACAGGTAGCATGGTGAAGCCGGTCAGCCCTGCCGTGACTTTCACATCTGCCGTCCCTCTCCGCATCCTAAACAAAGGACCCGACTATTTTCGCAGGCAGGCGGAGCCTAACCCAAAAAGACTGAGCGCGGTGGAGAGGCTGGAAGCCGACAAGGCGAAATACGTCAAGAGCCAGGAGGTCATCAATGCCAAGCAGGAGCCCGTGAAGCCAGCGGTGCTGGCGAAGCCACCGGTCTGTCCCGCGGCCAAGCGGGCACTGGGCAGCCCCACCTTGAAGGTCTTCAGCAACAATGCAAAGACCGAAAGCGGTGTCCAGAGAGAAAATCTGAAGCTAGAGATTCTGAAGAACATCATCAATAGCTCTGAAGGCTCCAGCTCGGGTTCGGGGCACAAGCACGGTCCCCGAAACTGGCCGCCCCACAGAGCCGATTCGACGGAACTGAACCGACATTCGTTTGCCGAGTCCTTGAAGGTTTACCCCACACAGGGCCGTAGCAGCCCCCAGGAGAGCAGCTCCAATGTCAGTAGAAGGCTCCTGGACCAGTCGGCAGAGACTTTCTTGCATGTCTCTCACAGCTCCTCAGACATTAGGAAAGTAACTAGCGCAAAGCCCTTAAAAGCAATACCCTGCAGTAGTTCAGCCCCACCTCTGCCTCCAAAACCCAAAATTGCTGCCATTGCCACCCTCAAGTCCCCAGAGATTGAGGCAGTTGAGTCTGGATGCGGAGTTAGTAGAAGACCCTCCTTACAGCGATCAAAATCAGACTTAAGCGACAGATATTTTCGTGTCGACGCAGATGTTGAACGATTCTTTAACTACTGTGGACTGGATCCTGAAGAGCTTGAAAATCTTGGGATGGAAAATTTTGCAAGGGCTAACTCTGATATTATATCCCTCAACTTTCGCAGTGCAAGCATGATTAGCTCAGACTGTGAACAGTCTCAGGACAGCAACAGTGACCTTAGAAACGATGACAGTGCCAATGACCGTGTGCCATACGGCATTTCTGCTATTGAAAGGAATGCCAGAATCATCAAGTGGTTATATAGCATCAAGCAAGCTAGAGAGTCACAGAAAGTGTCCCATGTGTGA